CTTAGAGATTAAatgagatgtagatcactagtgtaaataaatgtaaggtctgtttatgcttatgtctcGGTATTGATGacgacatcccaaagttttaatatgaacaaaatacatttcttcggaaatactttgataatatatttatcatgtttttctgggaacaaaatctgcaatatatttctttaaaaatatactctgattttcaaataaaacataaacaaatcagtcttttctgaccgtgaaaatacGGATATCACACAACCCTCTATGACCCTATCGTGGGAGATTGGCTTTAATTCAAGCGTAGAAGAATGCGTTTGAGATTTCATTTAAAAACAACTTATTGACTTAttggctttttgaaaagctaGTAAATCAAAAATAGGGTTTGACAATAAAAAAGGACTTTTAAAATAACTTCTTGTTAACCTACAAAAATGAGATTTCAATAGATTTTTGACTTTTCAACCTCCTTATAACTTTTTGAATTGTAAAATACCCCTTAAAACATGTATAAGTTAAGACAAaacaaacactttttaaaaactTATTGACTTATTGACTTTTCCATAACAATaactaatccaaacacttttaaaaaaataattttctcACTGCAATAAGTCAATAAGTCTTTTTTTAGGCTCAAAATGAAATCTCAAACATCCTCTAAGAAAGAAAGAGATTGATGGTTTTTATTGAGAACAAAGAAGGGAGAAAAATGTCATCAGTTCGGTAGATTGGGGTGAGGTAAATGTAAATAGTGAGGGAATGCGTCATATTtcctatttttaattttaaaaaataataaacatattaaaTTAATTGAAAGTAAATATACAAGGGAATTATTGTATACATACTAAAATCATAATAAAACAATATTGTATGGATGAAACGTGCATGTTTAAACATATAAGAGACGATCCGAGTTAATTTTTTAAACTATGGACTAAACACATAATTTGGCACTTGAACCAGTGAAAATCCTATAATTTTCTCAATGAGAGGAAATAATCTATTATATTATTGAGgtgttaataaataaataaaaattagttaACACGATTAATTAATTATGCTAAAggaattttattaattattagagATAATTAATGGGTAATTTctatatatatctataaggattatATTGATAATTATGACATCCCTTATTTTtcgaaacaaaaaaaaacttttctttacactttataaataataatatctTTGTTTGCAGGAAATCCCAGTATAATAAAACATTTTGTGGAAAATTTtcgttttattaaaatatattaagTAATGATGTtgtttcaaaatacaaaaaacTCTATGGATGTCATAATCAATCTACAACATATGTTACAAGGTAAAGACTTACAATCCTAATTACTATTGCAAGTCTTCTCTTTAAACACTCAACATCATATTCAAGTCTCCAACAATCTTAACATCGCTACATGTGATGCATATAAATGGAGTGGGTCGGGCTAGGAAACGTGGTGAGATACATATGGTTTCCAATCCTACAATGTTATTATGATAATAACCTATAATCAATAAACCTGCAAAACCAACTGTTATCTAACAACACAATATAAATATGTATAAGACATTTTAACCTTAGTTACCCATCCTACCGATCcttatatattaatcttataacaaTGATATTATAAGATCTATTATGAAGGATCACTATAAGTAATGAGTTGACTATACCTCTTCGGGGAGTCCTTGGTAGCAGGCGTTAGTCAATAAAGGCAACCGTCAGGGGAGGGGGGGGGTAGAGTACACGAATAAACCTACGATCACTTTTTTACTGGATTAGTATGATTCACTGTAACAATGGGTAAAATCAAACCCTTGAATTGTATTGATATTAACATAACAATATATAAAGAGGATTACAACAATTACTCCTATGATAAAGGAGATAAACAAGTATACAGATAAATACAATAAATACTAGAAATTATCCTCTAATACCCCCCTTTAATCGAAAAGGTGGCGGACCAAGACGAAGCATTGCACGAAATTTCTCAAATAGTGCACGCGGAAGACTTTTTGTGAAGATATCTGCCACTTGAAGATTGGTTGGAACATACTTTGTGTATAATTTACCCGAGCTAACAAGCTCCGAATAAAATGATAATCCAAGTCAATATGTTTGGCACGCTTGTGTGAATTTGGGTTCTGAGTCATAAATAGGGCACTTTTGTTATCACATAGAAGCGTTGGACGGTCCGGTGGTAAAGCATGCAATTCGCGAAGTAAATGTGTGATCCAAACAATTTCTGCAGCTGTGTTCGCCATTGCCCTATACTCGGATTCACAACTGGACCTGGAGACCGTTGGCTATTTCTTGGCACTCCAGGAAACAAGATTTCCACCAAGGAACATTGAATAGCCATAAGTAGAGCGACGTGTTTCAAGACAACGAGCCCAATCAGCATCAGAGTAGCCTACGACAGAAGCTTTATGAGGACGGCTATAAGTTAGACCAAAAGAAATGGTGCCTTTAACATACCGAAGTATTCTCTTAACAGCTTGGAAATGATCAATGGTTGGAGCATGAAGGAACTGAGAGACTTGATTAACGGCATAAGATAAGTCTGGTCTAGTTATGGTTAAGTACTGAAGGGCGCCAACTAACGACCTATAGAGAGTAGGATCAGAATAGGGCAGGCCGTCCATTGTGAAGGATGCATGTAGAGCCAAAGGTGTACTGACAGGTTTGGAGTCCAAAAGCTCAGCACGGATGAGAATGTCACGAGCATATTTTGTATGTGAAAGGAAGAGACCGTTGTCCATGTAAGCAACTTCAAGACCGAGGAAGTAATTTAGTTCCCTAAGATCTTTTATGGCAAATTCGTGATTCATACAAGAGATAAAGGTGGCAATGACAGATTCATTATTTCCCGTAAGAATGAGATCATCAACATAAACCAATAAATACATAATGCATGAGtctttgaaaaaaataaagagaGAAGTGTCTGCACGGCTACATATAAAACCATAAGAAATAAGAAAGGCGCTTAAGCGTTGAAACCATGCACGTGGTGCCTGCTTTAAGCCATATAATGCCTTGGATAATTTGCACACATGATTTGGAAACTAAGGGTTGATGAATCCCGGAGGTTGGTCCATGAAGACCGTCTCAGTCAAGTTACCATTTAAGAACGCGTTTTTAACATCTAGTTGATGCAGCTTCCAGTTATTCAAGATGGAAAGAGTAATGACAATTCGCACTGTGGATGCTTTGACAACCGGACTAAATGTGAGAGAGTAGTCGAGACTCGagatttgagtatatccttgggCAACTAATCTGGCTTTGTAGCGTTCGATGGTTCCGTCTGAATGGTATTTGATGCGATAGACCCATTTGGACCCTACAATGTTGGTGAGACCAGGACGTGGTACTAAGGTCCACGTTTTATTTTGTTGCAAAGACTCAAATTCTTCATTCATGGTAGCCATCCATTTTGGATCTTTGGCTGCCGTTTTAAAACCTTTGGGTTCAGCTGTCGATAGTAATGCAACATGAAGACAGTGAGTAGAGAGGGAGGCTAGATCAACCTGAAGTTTTGGTCGAAAAATACCAGCCTTGGACCTGGTAATCATTGGATGACTCGATACGGGAGGTTCAGGTGATGGCATAAGAGACGATGTGCGCGGGACTGGATGATCAGATGAAACAAGAGCCTGGTCAGCAGGAGTTGTAGTAGACGAAACAGTTGGAGAAGGATAAGTTGCATCCGTATGGACCTGTTCATTTAAAAGGTTGGCAGGTCGGTCTAGATGTTCGTCTAGTGGCTTGCAAAGAGCATAAGGTGCTGATTTTATAGTATGCTCAGGAGCTTTGAGAGGAGGAGTAAGACGAGGTAGCACATCAAGAGATGATGGAGACTGTGGAAGTTCTTCAAGAAAAGTAGTAAGAGTTAATTGAGATAAATTTGGGTCAAGAGATGTACCATGAAACGGGAACACTTGCTCATTAAATCGTGCATGTCGAGTGATGTAGACACGAGAAGATGCGGGATCAAGACACCTGTACCCTTTATGTTGCGGACTATAGCCaataaatacacatggaatgCTTCGAGGTTCAAATTTGTGTTTGGAATAGTCACGCAAATAAGGGAATACCTGACATCCATATGTACGAAAGTTGGCATATTGTGGATCTTGATTGAAGATCAAGCGGAATGGTGATTGGTTTGCCAATAATGGAGTAGGTAAACGATTAATTATGAATGTAGCTGTGGTAAATGCATCAACCCAATAACATGCAGGAACTTTAGCATTAAACAACATTGCTAAGCCAGTTTCCACAATATGCCTATGTTTTCGTTCCGCTcgtccgttttgttgaggtgtgtaaggacACGAAAACCTATGAAGTGTGCCATTGTCTTCAAAAATTTTACGGACTGTGTGATTCGCAAATTCCGTGCCACCATCGCTTTGAAACACCTTTATCTTTCTCGAGCATTGAGTCTGAACAAGATTAATAAAAGCAGGTAGGATCGAATAAAAACCCGTTTTGGTTTTAAGTGGGTAGAACCACGTAAACCTGGAGTAATTGTCAATAAATGCAACATAATATCGATAACCATCTTTAGAACAAACGGGAGCTGGTCCCCATAAATCACAATGTATTATATCTAAAGGGTGAGATGAACGTTTGTAATTTAGATTAAAAGATAAACGTTGCCCTTTTGCAAGTTGACAAGCAGTGCAAACAGTTGGTTTTGGTAACAATGAAGTAATAGATAAAACACCTAACTTATTTAAAAGGGAAATAATATCAAAAGACACGTGGCCTAGACGAGCATGCCATAATTCATAAGAAGCTCGATTGGAAACTCTAGAGGTAGCAACCAAGGCTTCAGGTTCATCCTTCAACACATAAAGGCCATTTTGACAGCTTCCTTTAGCAAGTACCAGTTTTGTTTTCCGATCCTGAATTTCAAAAAAAGGTTGAGAGAAAAGGACATTAACAGGATAGTCCTTGGTAAGCTTGCTGACATATAATAAGTTTTTTGTGAGATTAGGAATGACAAGAACATCACTTAAAGGAATGATGTTTGAGATAATGGAAGAACCTGTATGAGTGATAGGAAGCTTTTTGCCATTTCCAAAGATTACTTCATTGTTACCTTAGTATGGTGCTGAGTGATGTAGGGTTTCACGATCTGGGGTCATATGAGCAGTGGCCCCGGAATCAACATGCCAATCAGGAGTGTTGGTGGTGACATGACATTGGGCATGGAAAGCCTTCGATAAAGATTCATCTGAGGAAGCAGCTTGACTGGCATAAGTGTGAAGATTTGGACAGGAAGACGCATAATGTCCATTGTTTCTGCAGA
The genomic region above belongs to Lactuca sativa cultivar Salinas chromosome 4, Lsat_Salinas_v11, whole genome shotgun sequence and contains:
- the LOC111887716 gene encoding uncharacterized mitochondrial protein AtMg00810-like, which produces MYLLVYVDDLILTGNNESVIATFISCMNHEFAIKDLRELNYFLGLEVAYMDNGLFLSHTKYARDILIRAELLDSKPVSTPLALHASFTMDGLPYSDPTLYRSLVGALQYLTITRPDLSYAVNQVSQFLHAPTIDHFQAVKRILRYVKGTISFGLTYSRPHKASVVGYSDADWARCLETRRSTYGYSMFLGGNLVSWSAKK